The proteins below come from a single Syntrophales bacterium genomic window:
- a CDS encoding type II toxin-antitoxin system PemK/MazF family toxin — MTRKLEHGAVWLADLNPQRGTEPGKTRPLLIIQNQALLDAGHPSTLVIPLTTRLIEDAAPLRLRLSTRDRLDRDSDLLIDQIRAIDNKRLVTGPLTLLDADEMSQIYQAIMEVMGIELNPRVAFMET; from the coding sequence ATGACCCGGAAACTTGAACACGGCGCCGTCTGGCTGGCCGATCTCAATCCGCAGCGCGGCACGGAACCGGGAAAGACGAGACCGTTGCTGATCATCCAGAACCAGGCGCTGTTGGACGCCGGCCACCCCTCGACCCTGGTCATTCCCCTGACAACCCGTCTAATCGAAGACGCCGCGCCCCTGCGGTTGCGTCTCAGCACCCGGGACCGCCTGGACCGGGATTCCGACCTTCTGATCGATCAGATCCGTGCCATAGACAACAAGCGTCTGGTCACGGGACCCCTTACCCTTCTCGACGCAGATGAGATGTCGCAGATTTACCAGGCCATCATGGAAGTGATGGGGATAGAACTCAATCCACGAGTCGCCTTTATGGAAACGTAA